The following is a genomic window from Miscanthus floridulus cultivar M001 chromosome 14, ASM1932011v1, whole genome shotgun sequence.
aattactatatcgtacttcaatttacgtgtgagatgatgagaataatcttcttctcgtacagtggtgtttgcggcaggaaccaggtaataacttgtgtggatactacgtttgtgaatttatcactgcgcacataagaagaactcctgaagatgtcctcagagtacgtatatatcaatttttatttatttttaaatgaatatatatacatatatgtgtattaatacttttccttttatttcaaatgcaagactgaatggttgaaacgaagggtcatgcaaaaagaccatctgaaagcagttcaagagtcaatagcaggatatcttctagaaaaagtgctaaatcccaacggcgagttctactttgatcttaaggaataaatgatgtaaattaaatgtttattgatatcgttatttttgagaacaagattatgaaagtgttgtatatatacatatatatatatatatatctataatatatatagtttcatactttattcgaatataataatgctcaagatgagaattagatgtaattatatgcatgcgtgtatttatattagcaacgtagaatacgtacataaaaacatattatatattaaacaaatacgtgtaactgaactgaaaacaaattaaacaaaaaaaaagaaaaagaaaaggaacctttagtcccggttggggttaccgaccgggactaaagggtgaaccattagtcccggttggtaaccccaaccgggactaaagggtgcgccaggttcgctcggctggagggcctttagtcccggttggtgttaccaaccgggactaaaggtccctctttaatcccggctcgatgacccgggactgaaggttccacctttagtcccgggatcgttgtcccggcgcggtaaccgggactaaagactgttaccgcccgggacaacaggtccattctgtagtagtgtatgcTTGGTTCCTTGTATAAGGGGAATGTATGTGCGAGTGTTTGCATGCAGCTGGCTGGCACCGGCATTGCTGGACAGATAAGACTGTCTCACTTAAAATATAAGACCCATTCGGTAACGCTACAGGTAAAAGATTTAATatctatttttggtcttctccaataacaagacccaaaagagaactcTTTCTATAAATAGGAGAAGATACTTAAATTTAGGTTATACCTCTCTTGACACTGAAAATGGATCGTACATATAGATATTCTATTAGAGACTATACATATTCTGTTAGAGACTTATTTTAGGTACACAACAGCCTAAGTGATGAGGCCAGGTGAGACAGCATTCTCTTAAACTATGGGAGACGCATGCGTGCATTGCCTGCTACCTAGCTGCGGCTTGTACGTCCACTTACCGTGTTATTAATTAGTTATAGTTACAAATAAATATAAATTCAGTGATgatccaccatatatatatatatatatatatatatatagaactactattctatagctggctacaaaataacttattctatagccactttgagttacgataattactatgttaatttacgagattatagtaactccttactaagtggtttactgtaacgttatgataaatatccccatgtgttatattaacccaactatcgtaaatatgtattgacattatcgtaaattagtatataaaattatcgtaaatagaggtggctacagaataacttattttatagccggctactgaatagcatCTCCatataaatatccccatgtgttatattaacccaactatcgtaaatatgtattgacattatcgtaaattagtatataaaattatcgtaaatagaggtggctacagaataacttattttatagccggctactgaatagcatctccatatatatatatatatatatatatatatatatatcactacaggaaactggctctttgccgactgcaattttatttgccaactgttttttttcgacactcggcaaagaggtccctttgccaactggaattttctgcagtcggcaaagcaggatttgccgactgcctggatttgccgactgccaggcagttggcaaagaattgcagtcggcaaaggcaggcCATGATTGATGCCATCCACGCcgtcacctttgccgactgccactccgtcagcagtcggcaaaggcgcaggctttgccaactgccatcctccctggcagtcggcaaaggctctttgccaactgccactgatggcagtcggcaaagaattaattttttttttcgattttcgatcccagtttttttgtgttgccttgctacagtaagtacatgatatattccaagtttggggtcattttgatttattttgctatattccgtagattttttctgtttctttgattttttccgacagctccagatttgaactgcaggtacatgaaataatggaatccggccattcagaaaatgatattcatgatgtttggagcatgttgaggccgtgtgcggggcctcgcgtgaaatttcgaccgtgttggtgtcggaacacgccgagccacgcgcgtgaaaagtgtttttaaattttataaaatcgaaacagagtccgaaaatgacgaaacttgacgacgtgtcttgtcatcgcatgcggaggctgtggtaaaaatttgagaaagtttcgagcaagtggcgacgtcgggtggctaaaacctggacatctccacatgtgttcaggttttagccacccgacgtcgccacttgctcgaaactttctcaaatttttaccacagcctccgcatgcgatgacaagacacgtcgtcaagtttcgtcattttcggactctgtttcgattttataaaatttaaaaacacttttcacgcgcgtggctcggcgtgttccgacaccaacacggtcgaaatttcacgcgaggccccgcacacggcctcaacatgctccaaacatcatgaatatcattttctgaatggccggattccattatttcatgtacctgcagttcaaatctggagctgtcggaaaaaatcaaagaaacagaaaaaatctacggaatatagcaaaataaatcaaaatgaccccaaacttggaatatatcatgtacttactgtagcaaggcaacacaaaaaaactgggatcgaaaatcgaaaaaaaaaattaattctttgccgactgccatcagtggcagttggcaaagagcctttgccgactgccagggaggatggcagtcggcaaagaatttctgagaaaaaaatcaaaaataacctttgccgactgccagggagcagagcagtcggcaaagtatttttaaaaaaaattaaaaaaaataattttttgaaaaaaaaaataatagacctttgccgactgcgtcacatgctggcagtcggcaaagggaaaaaataataaaaaaaggaaaacgtCGCCTTATCCGCTTcggcccgccctcccctcccaAAAATCCCGCTCGCCCAGCCCAGCCCACCCAGGCCGCCCCCCGTCGAAGCCGTCGCCCGGTAAGGGAAGGGCATCccccccgccctcccctcccccccccccgtcCCCCGAGAAGACAAAGAAATCGCTCTCTCCTCATCACACGGGAGTCCCGCGGACGGGCGCCTCCCCAGGCCGTGCGCCCTCCCCGGCGAGGGATGCCGAGGAGGCGCCCCCTACCCGGAGGCAGCGCGCCCCCTAACAAATTGGCAGGCGCGGCGCCACCTCCCCCGCGCGGACCGCGGCCCTCCCCCGGCGGGCCCCCACCCCGCGCTGGTccctccccggcggcggcggccatcacCGGCGGTGcccccccctccccccgcgcTTCCCCCCCCCGCGCTGGGCCACCCCCGCGTGCGCGTCCCCCCCCCTGCGCTGGGCCCCCCCGCGCTGGGCCCCTCCCGGCGTCGGACGCCCCGCCAAGGCCCCTCAGCCGACGCTGCCCCGCCCCGATCCGGCCCCGGCCAGGCGCGCCGCCGCGTGCAGCTACGGCGTCGGCCCCGCCAGCGGCCGCGGCCTCGCCCCGACCCCGCCCCGGCGCCGTCGCTGCCCACGCCCCGATCCGGCGTGCCCCGCTCCGTCCGCCGTCCGCGTCCCGCGCGCCGTTCGCCGTCCGCCGCCCTGCGTCGCCGTCCTCGCGCGCCGTCCTCGCCTCGCCGCGccgtcctcgcctcgcctcgccgtccccgcctcgccgtcctcgcgcgcgcctctgctccacgcgccggtgacgccgtccgtgacgacgaggtagtagtactactagtagtagtagtttatTTTATTAATACCTgcttatattcttctgcatggattggaaatacatttgtggttgtcggccatcgtgcctgacatgtatatgtgtttgtcggccatcgtgccgtcttttcttgcaggtttggtaaccttcccgtacaggggaggtgctgccgaaatttttcgttctcactaattgtttttctttttcaggaGGGCTCCCATTGGAGGCTAGCCGGAGGAGCACGACTcggcactgccccgctagcctttctTCACCGGCACCTGCGGTATGACCCCTCTTTCCGCCACATGTAGTCGTAGGTCGCgttacccagttaggcgtctcccgtccgaaacggatacggttggaagtatgcgttcttcgcatatgtataaccgtatccgtttcggattgtccacgttatttggaCAGCCTGAGGATGCACAGACGAGGTTAGCTCCCATGTTCCGCTCCCGTCCGAGTCGGAGTTTCGGCaggacctccccgttgttctctggatacacactctccccgccgggacgtgtatcgggagaacagcggggaggtgctgccgaaattct
Proteins encoded in this region:
- the LOC136503954 gene encoding vegetative cell wall protein gp1-like produces the protein MIDAIHAVTFADCHSVSSRRGATSPARTAALPRRAPTPRWSLPGGGGHHRRCPPLPPRFPPPRWATPACASPPLRWAPPRWAPPGVGRPAKAPQPTLPRPDPAPARRAAACSYGVGPASGRGLAPTPPRRRRCPRPDPACPAPSAVRVPRAVRRPPPCVAVLARRPRLAAPSSPRLAVPASPSSRAPLLHAPVTPSVTTR